The Glycine soja cultivar W05 chromosome 6, ASM419377v2, whole genome shotgun sequence genome has a window encoding:
- the LOC114417380 gene encoding U11/U12 small nuclear ribonucleoprotein 31 kDa protein, whose translation MSKSKAKKKNSDSDEDDDVFYYRYSSVNPTQTQTQTQTLQHNPNPKSNNNKGSSSSSLAPSKSTLYVSNIDYSLTNSDLHTLFSTFGRVARVTVLKDRHTRLSRGVAFVQFVSRHDAHDAAAQMDGKVLNGRTLAASIAADNGRAPEFIRKRVYRDTDRCFECGEQGHLSYDCPRNQLGPRQRPEPKRPRRGPHPHRHRHNDNDDVGGDDDDYDGGAERFEDDNWASVVDDGAGERLLAGNQHDGDGVVAGKSKKKKNKGGYFSDESDDDE comes from the coding sequence ATGTCGAAAAGCAAagcgaaaaagaaaaatagtgatAGCGATGAAGACGACGACGTTTTCTACTACCGCTATAGCAGCGTCAACCCTACCCAAACTCAAACTCAAACCCAAACCCTACAACACAATCCAAATCCcaaatccaacaacaacaagggATCTTCGTCTTCTTCCTTGGCTCCGTCGAAATCAACGTTGTACGTTTCGAACATCGACTACTCCCTCACGAACTCCGACCTCCACACGCTCTTCTCCACCTTCGGCCGCGTCGCGCGCGTCACCGTCCTCAAGGACCGCCACACGCGCCTCAGCCGCGGCGTGGCCTTCGTCCAGTTCGTGTCGCGCCACGACGCGCACGATGCGGCCGCGCAGATGGACGGGAAGGTGCTCAACGGCCGCACCCTCGCCGCCTCCATCGCCGCCGACAACGGCCGCGCCCCCGAGTTCATCCGCAAGCGCGTCTACCGCGACACCGATCGCTGCTTCGAGTGCGGAGAGCAAGGGCACCTCTCGTACGACTGCCCGCGTAATCAGCTCGGCCCCCGCCAACGCCCCGAGCCTAAACGCCCCCGCCGTGGGCCCCACCCCCACCGCCATCGCCATAACGACAACGACGATGTCGGAGGCGACGATGACGATTATGACGGCGGGGCTGAGCGGTTTGAGGATGATAATTGGGCTTCTGTTGTGGATGACGGTGCTGGTGAGAGGCTCTTGGCGGGAAACCAACATGATGGTGACGGTGTTGTGGCTGGAAAgagtaagaagaaaaagaacaaggGTGGGTACTTCAGTGACGAGAGTGATGATGATGAATAG
- the LOC114416384 gene encoding histone-lysine N-methyltransferase, H3 lysine-9 specific SUVH1-like, which translates to MAFRLGQRRLSLEARLDLAKEVNLSHHNKPRSSRKHNEVRVIRGMRDGVNPNNKIYVYDGLYKIQDSWIEKAKGGGGGVFKYKLVRMAGQSSAFAVWKSIQKWKSGTPSRTFPMEMRVFLYHLSVRSITALALGEMKVISHTLAARIEVVDRAKVSHLVREGDEYVFDTTRIYGQFKWNYEPRLLDEVDPNDSTNDYAMPYPLIIRAKNIGNVARFMNHSCSPNVFWQPVVYEENNQSYFHVAFFALRHIPPMTELTYDYGIAQSDHAEGSSSAETKGRKKCLCGSSRCCGSFG; encoded by the exons ATGGCA TTCAGACTTGGGCAAAGACGACTGAGTTTGGAAGCGAGGTTGGATCTAGCGAAAGAAGTTAATCTCTCACACCATAACAAGCCAAG gaGTTCTCGGAAACACAATGAAGTAAGAGTCATCCGGGGCATGAGAGATGGTGTGAATCCAAATAACAAAATCTATGTCTATGATGGTCTTTATAAAATCCAAGATTCATGGatagaaaaagcaaaaggtggtggtggtggtgtatTTAAGTATAAGTTGGTGAGAATGGCTGGTCAATCTAGTGCCTTTGCTGTTTGGAAATCAATTCAGAAGTGGAAATCTGGCACCCCTTCAAGGACCTTTCCAATGGAGATGAGGGTATTCCTGTATCACTTGTCAGTGAGGTCGATA ACTGCTCTTGCATTAGGAGAAATGAAGGTGATTTCCCATACACTGGCAGCGCGAATAGAAGTTGTTGACAGAGCCAAGGTAAGTCATCTTGTGAGGGAAGGAGATGAGTATGTTTTTGATACAACCCGTATTTATGGTCAATTCAAGTGGAATTATGAGCCTAGGCTTTTGGATGAAGTCGATCCCAATGACTCTACTAATGATTATGCCATGCCATATCCTTTAATTATAAGGGCCAAGAATATTGGGAATGTAGCTAGATTTATGAATCATAGTTGCTCCCCAAATGTTTTCTGGCAGCCTGTCGTGTATGAAGAAAACAACCAATCCTACTTCCATGTTGCATTTTTTGCACTCAGACACATTCCACCAATGACAGAGTTAACATATGACTATGGAATTGCCCAGTCAGATCATGCTGAGGGTAGCAGCAGTGCAGAAAccaaagggagaaagaaatgCTTATGCGGATCATCAAGATGCTGCGGTTCTTTTGGTTAA
- the LOC114417381 gene encoding uncharacterized protein LOC114417381, with translation MMQSDSSSRRSVKRGDIVWVRVHFPHKWHPALVLSSRDNLGVQVTFSFSPNDAVSVSPATTYFVESEVVPFEEAFPSLITRRNVDAPPLHSALRLLGQRVLSGLRCHCLTGRAQAQQQSAREFDPVGVLGFVLDAAVSPWVESPRFAHAVRVVAQVHAFRRYSSMQHKKIYKQNKETGGDNVKLLLISSLSQTVHKVTQESVALEPKEKCQIISKNGEKNKAIGAIKRLNSTVPVWEGNSAHLFKNKHLIISQNLVHSPALDPLYMVRESLKSARLSLLGFKNRSDQGIVDICFEDFSTMSRTHISVPSNFIIHLRNYIDKRKDNVLGLCWRLPDKETTVIYLNRGKRRRLDNKPASCNDFSQISEVQESERDGDISKHTTPRISDIKMLEPEGSIQKGHEASTCVCETNMNFTEEVQKVDSKRSKRCESLSNLVQHVHSDKCEVDASEAKVKGMLGSDSSVYQERLQLSCNRYTTPLKSNRSARYISKHTRTRISDIKMLEQEGSIQKHHQASTHVCETRMNFTDGVPKADSKRSQTCESLSNLVHCLHSDECEIDANAAKVKGTLESDSSVYPERMQISCNSVTTPLKSKRSARTELSSGDCLVEGKDRYQSVASCSIFNSNVGQLSNTYVPFYRKSLIMKFPKNFNLPSKEQLVKKFSVFGSVDSYRTRVFCYAGSALVSFLQEADAVAAFKYAKKKALFDKANVRFWLDPFEHRRRGFNPSTNKQTGPPLKSCLKYSNSLSRENRKKHRRVRFIISAPVPPSTSKQTGPPLKSCLKNSNSLCKENKKKHRRVRFTIET, from the exons ATGATGCAGAGTGATAGTAGCAGTAGAAGAAGCGTAAAGAGAGGAGACATAGTGTGGGTCAGAGTCCACTTCCCTCACAAATGGCACCCCGCACTCGTTCTCTCTTCCCGCGACAACCTCGGCGTCCAAGTCACCTTCTCCTTCTCCCCAAACGACGCCGTTTCAGTTTCACCCGCCACAACCTACTTCGTCGAGTCCGAGGTTGTCCCCTTCGAGGAAGCTTTCCCTTCCCTCATCACCCGCCGCAACGTTGACGCGCCGCCGCTTCACTCCGCGCTCCGCCTGTTGGGCCAGAGGGTCCTTTCCGGGCTGCGGTGCCACTGCCTAACGGGCCGGGCCCAGGCCCAACAACAATCGGCCCGCGAGTTCGACCCGGTTGGGGTCTTGGGTTTTGTTTTGGACGCCGCGGTTTCGCCGTGGGTGGAATCCCCGCGTTTCGCACACGCCGTTAGAGTTGTTGCTCAGGTTCACGCTTTTCGAAGGTATTCTTCTATGCAGCACAAGAAAATTTACAAACAGAATAAAGAAACAg gTGGTGATAATGTGAAGCTGCTTCTAATTTCATCTTTGAGTCAGACGGTGCACAAAGTTACTCAAGAATCTGTTGCCTTGGAACCCAAGGAAAAATGTCAGATCATATCCAAAAATGGGGAGAAAAACAAAGCTATTGGTGCTATAAAAAGATTGAACTCAACAGTTCCAGTTTGGGAAGGAAATTCTGCACACTTGTTTAAGAATAAACATCTGATTATTTCACAGAATCTTGTGCACTCTCCTGCTTTAGATCCACTTTACATGGTGCGAGAAAGCCTAAAATCTGCAAGGCTGAGCCTTCTGGGATTCAAAAATAGATCAGACCAGGGCATAGTTGATATCTGCTTTGAAGACTTTTCTACTATGAGTAGAACTCACATCTCAGTTCCTTCcaattttataattcatttgAGAAACTAcattgataaaagaaaagacaatGTACTGGGGCTTTGCTGGAGATTGCCTGACAAAGAAACCACCGTTATATATCTTAACAGGGGGAAAAGAAGGCGACTAGATAATAAACCAGCTTCAtgtaatgatttttctcaaattagTGAAGTTCAAGAAAGTGAAAGGGATGGAGATATCTCAAAACATACCACTCCTAGGATCTCAGACATTAAGATGCTTGAACCAGAAGGAAGTATCCAGAAAGGCCATGAGGCCTCAACATGCGTTTGTGAAACTAATATGAACTTCACTGAGGAGGTTCAGAAAGTGGATtcaaaaagaagtaaaagatgTGAATCATTGTCTAACTTGGTGCAGCACGTCCATTCTGATAAGTGTGAGGTTGATGCTAGTGAAGCAAAAGTTAAAGGTATGTTAGGATCTGACTCATCTGTTTACCAAGAAAGACTGCAATTGAGTTGCAATCGCTATACAACACCTCTCAAGTCGAATAGGTCTGCAAGATACATATCAAAACATACTAGAACTAGGATCTCAGATATTAAGATGCTTGAACAAGAAGGAAGTATCCAGAAACATCATCAGGCCTCAACACATGTTTGTGAAACCAGAATGAACTTCACTGATGGGGTTCCGAAAGCGGATTCAAAAAGAAGTCAAACTTGCGAATCATTGTCTAATTTAGTGCATTGCTTGCATTCTGATGAGTGTGAGATTGATGCTAATGCAGCAAAAGTTAAAGGTACGTTGGAATCTGACTCATCTGTTTACCCTGAAAGGATGCAAATTAGTTGCAATAGTGTTACAACACCTCTCAAGTCGAAAAGGTCTGCAAGAACAGAATTATCTTCTGGGGATTGTTTGGTGGAGGGTAAGGATCGCTACCAAAGTGTTGCTTCTTGTTCAATATTCAATTCAAATGTTGGACAGCTATCAAATACATATGTCCCCTTTTATCGTAAATCTTTGATCATGAAGTTCCCCAAGAATTTCAACCTACCATCCAAGGAACAGTTAGTAAAGAAGTTTAGTGTATTTGGCTCAGTAGATTCGTATAGAACAAGGGTCTTTTGCTATGCTGGCTCAGCTCTGGTGTCTTTTTTACAAGAAGCTGATGCAGTTGCTGCATTTAAATATGCCAAAAAGAAGGCCTTGTTTGATAAGGCTAATGTCCGGTTTTGGCTTGACCCATTTGAGCACAGAAGAAGAGGATTCAACCCATCAACAAATAAACAAACAGGACCACCACTGAAATCTTGTTTGAAATATTCCAATTCCTTGAGTAGGGAAAACAGGAAGAAGCATCGCAGAGTAAGATTTATAATATCTGCTCCTGTGCCCCCATCAACAAGTAAACAAACAGGACCACCACTGAAATCTTGTTTGAAAAATTCCAATTCCTTGTGTAAGGAAAACAAGAAGAAACATCGCAGAGTAAGATTTACAATAGAAACTTAG